Genomic DNA from Phyllostomus discolor isolate MPI-MPIP mPhyDis1 chromosome 12, mPhyDis1.pri.v3, whole genome shotgun sequence:
GGTAGGTCATGTACCCAGAAATAACTAAATGAGAGGGAGGCTTTGGGGACCCTGGGTTCTTTGAGGAAGAATTAGAAGTAGAGGTATTTCAATTGCTTTATTCCAACCCAAGTGGGGGAATGGGTTTTCTGTGCCGCCACACACAATCCAGAATGAGAAGGTCAGAAGTCGAAGGTCAAAGTTACAGGGGGTCAGCCCCTGCCAGGCATGTTGATATAGACTTTACCatcttctgggggtgggggagagaaagcatCAGGCCtgaccacccaccacccacctaCATCTCCACCTCCCTGGGGACCCCCACCTCAGGGGTTTCCTCAGGAGTTCCCCTAGCAGCACCCCCAGGGTTTCCCCAGAAGCACCTCCAGGGCTTccccaggggaggtgggggcctcCAGGGAAACCTCTTCCCTAGGGACACCACCCCcactccaggccctgccctgtcTCTGCCCTCACCTTGGGTGGGCCTGTCACGTGGGATGGCACACAtaaacaccaccaccacaattAGCAGAGATACCATGGCATCAGCAGCCACAAGGCCTACCAGTAGTGGCAGCGGGAGGGGCCCACATCCGGAATAGGAACCTGGAGGGTGGGGGCCAAAACAAGAAGACAGATGAGGGGGTTTCAGGCTTTCAGGACTGTGCTTTGGTCATGTGAGTAGAGGAAGTCCCTGAGGGGTGACCCAGGTTCCCTGGGGTTGCACTTGGGGCATAAAAAGAGAGATGGAGATCCAGAGAGAGTCTGGGGTAACCCAGCATAGTGAGACATATACTGTGCTTTGGGCATAGTGGGTACTCCTAAAGAGAGgtagggtgggagtggggtgggagggagggtgttgGTTGAGTCCCTAGGGCTTCAGTTTGGTGAAGAGGGCAGTGAGTGAGATAGGGATCCGGGGGCTCTGATTTGGGGATGAGAGGTGAAATGGTGACATGGAGAGCTGCTGGGGGTATTTCAGTATCCGAAAGCCCACTTTAGGGATGGAAACAGTACCTGAAGAAGCATGGCAAAGGGGGTATGTTGATTTCTCACCTGGGATTATTTgagctgcagccactgtggaaagagaaggaaggtaaTCAGTGGGGAGAGGTAGTTCCCAAAATAGAGTGCAGGGAAAGGTGATGTCCTGAGAAGTAAGCTCCGCTCCAAAAGATCAAATGAGAAAGAGGGGCCGAATGTGAGGGGAGCTcctggagaagcagagagagacaggaaatgaGAAGAAGCAGAGAGACCCAGCAGTGAGAAGAGGAAGATTAACAGGCAAGCACTCCAGAACTTAACTTCCCTCCGCAAAGAGCCAGGCCCCAAAGCCAAATGCATCTcagtgaagggaagggggaaaggaagagggaagggaaagggcacTGGAAGAAGGATATGCCCTCATTGCCCCTCCCTTCAGATGCCACCAAAGCCGCCCCTTTCACAAATACTCTGGCTGACACTAGCCCTTCCCATAACTGCTGGCTTCACCTGAGAGTAAAAGCAGGAGCACCGTGTTGCTTGGAGGGATCATGGTGGGCTGGGGGCCGGAAAGGGTCTGGCGGAGGCTTTAGTCCAGACAGGTTCTGAGGAACAGTGGGGGAGTAGAGTGGTAGCAAAAGCGGATGTCACCCTGCTGGTGGTAAAGCCAACTGCTtcctggggtgggtgaggggtgggtaAGGGGAGGAGAAGAGGTGATGGATCCCTGTCATTGCCTATAGGGGACAAAGTTACcagacaggggacctggccctgggtGTGTCAGCCTGTTGTGTGTGGGTCTTGACTCCACatgggaaagatttcacaacgtgagtccaggtgactacaaagatacattttttaaagctggggacagtgaaacaaggaagggccaagcatagaagaagcaacaggagagcctgagctgggctgccttagctcactgggaggTCAGAGACAAGTGGGCCTTGGGACAGGTGGAGGGGATCAGCCTGGGATGAGTTGCTGCTTGCCCATTGCTCCCATGATTGCAAGTCTcagggtcccttagagtttaggagactcATACCTgttgggaagaagaaaagggaagaagagggaaatgaAAATGGCATGGGCTGCTCCGCAAAGGGAGAAATTCACTCATTGGGTTCTTTGTCTCaaggcttttatctctctctttcagtCAGGAATCTTATGGTAGGTCTTAGGGGAGGGTGTCAGAGGAATATTTATTGGTTTCCCAAGGTGTGTTTTTTCAGGTcttggtctctactgattggtcagtgccagagCAGGTgggtcattgcagctggtcctggcatcTGCCCAtatggttttgctgcttttctgggcctggagctgagatATAATGGAGGCCTGGATGTTATCACCAGGGAGGTGAACTCCTATATCTGGCTCTAAATTGCTTGGCCTActtgttcagctatctgtctcagtttccttgttccacttgccaaggaattctcctagcttcttactatctgGTCTCAGTGGCAAAACCAGTTGTTTCcactgtgtgttggggggggggtgggggggggcaggggcataGCAGGAGGACAGGTGGTGGGTCCCTGTGACCTCCTTTGGGGCCAAAAGGGGGAGGGTCAGAGGCCAGGGAAGTTGCTATGATTGTCCAGGTGGGAGGTGACAGGTGGACGAGGGTGTGGGCACTGGGGAGATTCTGGAAAGATTTTGGAGGTAGAGCCAACAAAAGTTGTTGATGGAATAGATAAGGGTTTGTATGGATGGGAGAGAGGGATCCAGAAGGACCAAAGTTTCTGGCCTAAGCAACTGAAAAGACAGAGCATTCTTTGACGGAATGGAGGAGGGGACATGCTGGAGGTTTGGGCACAATGAGTTGGAAATGCCTGCTAGATCTCCCTGTGGAGAAGTTGAATGACCACAGCTGCCTTTTTGAGTTCAGGGGTTAAGTCTGGTCTAGAGATGTAAATTTGGGGTTTGATGGCCTATGGATGGTATTTAAAGCCAGAGACTGGATGAGATCACCAAGTTAGTATGATGGAGAACCactcttcccctccaccccaagaatgggtgaagaggaggAAATAGCTAGGAAAACTGAGAAAGAGCAGCAAGTGAGAGAGGAGAACCACCAGGAGAGCATGGATTCTTGGAGCAGGGGAGAAATATGATTAACGCTTGTCAGTGCTGTGGATAGTAATGAAGATGGGAACTGAGAACAAcagcctctgcctggaatgtcag
This window encodes:
- the HCST gene encoding hematopoietic cell signal transducer isoform X2, with translation MIPPSNTVLLLLLSVAAAQIIPGEKSTYPLCHASSGSYSGCGPLPLPLLVGLVAADAMVSLLIVVVVFMCAIPRDRPTQDGKVYINMPGRG
- the HCST gene encoding hematopoietic cell signal transducer isoform X3, whose protein sequence is MIPPSNTVLLLLLSVAAAQIIPGSYSGCGPLPLPLLVGLVAADAMVSLLIVVVVFMCAIPRDRPTQEDGKVYINMPGRG
- the HCST gene encoding hematopoietic cell signal transducer isoform X1; protein product: MIPPSNTVLLLLLSVAAAQIIPGEKSTYPLCHASSGSYSGCGPLPLPLLVGLVAADAMVSLLIVVVVFMCAIPRDRPTQEDGKVYINMPGRG